In the genome of Tripterygium wilfordii isolate XIE 37 chromosome 19, ASM1340144v1, whole genome shotgun sequence, one region contains:
- the LOC119986312 gene encoding rhodanese-like domain-containing protein 14, chloroplastic isoform X1, with protein sequence MALLTSITQHPSSSFSLHPNLHTSLLLISSSKTTLHNRFCSTVKPLSQRSSSSHTIQRGWKIQCAATKPAKSPAEEDWKVKREYLLQKKVRSVDVKEARRLQQENNFVILDVRPEAEYKEAHPPGAINVQVYRLIKEWTAWDIARRAAFAFFGIFAGTEENPEFIQTGVESTLNKDAKIIVACSAGGTMKPSQNLPEGQQSRSLIAAYLLVLNGYKNVFHLEGGLYTWFKEELPTISDE encoded by the exons ATGGCTCTTCTTACTTCAATCACACAGCATCCATCTTCATCATTCTCCTTGCATCCCAATCTCCATACCTCACTACTACTGATTTCCTCTTCAAAAACTACTTTACACAACAGATTCTGCTCCACAGTCAAACCTCTAAGCCAAAGATCATCTTCTTCACATACTATCCAAAGGGGCTGGAAAATCCAATGTGCTGCAACAAAACCTGCAAAATCACCAG CTGAAGAAGACTGGAAGGTCAAAAGAGAGTATCTTCTACAGAAAAAG GTAAGGAGTGTGGATGTCAAGGAAGCTCGACGCCTTCAGCAAGAAAATAATTTTGTGATCCTTGATGTGCGGCCCGAAGCAGAATACAAAGAG GCTCATCCACCAGGTGCTATCAATGTGCAAGTATATAGGCTTATAAAGGAATGGACGGCATGGGACATTGCTAGGCGTGCAGCATTTGCATTTTTTGGTATCTTTGCTGGCACAGAGGAAAACCCCGAGTTCATCCAAA CAGGTGTGGAATCAACTTTAAATAAGGATGCAAAAATAATAGTGGCCTGCTCAGCCGGAGGCACCATGAAGCCATCTCAAAATCTCCCAGAGGGTCAACAATCAAG ATCATTGATAGCAGCCTACTTGTTAGTCCTCAATGGTTACAAGAATGTCTTCCATTTAGAAGGAGGCCTCTACACATGGTTTAAGGAGGAATTGCCAACTATTTCTGACGAGTGA
- the LOC119986312 gene encoding rhodanese-like domain-containing protein 14, chloroplastic isoform X2 → MALLTSITQHPSSSFSLHPNLHTSLLLISSSKTTLHNRFCSTVKPLSQRSSSSHTIQRGWKIQCAATKPAKSPAEEDWKVKREYLLQKKVRSVDVKEARRLQQENNFVILDVRPEAEYKEAHPPGAINVQVYRLIKEWTAWDIARRAAFAFFGIFAGTEENPEFIQSVESTLNKDAKIIVACSAGGTMKPSQNLPEGQQSRSLIAAYLLVLNGYKNVFHLEGGLYTWFKEELPTISDE, encoded by the exons ATGGCTCTTCTTACTTCAATCACACAGCATCCATCTTCATCATTCTCCTTGCATCCCAATCTCCATACCTCACTACTACTGATTTCCTCTTCAAAAACTACTTTACACAACAGATTCTGCTCCACAGTCAAACCTCTAAGCCAAAGATCATCTTCTTCACATACTATCCAAAGGGGCTGGAAAATCCAATGTGCTGCAACAAAACCTGCAAAATCACCAG CTGAAGAAGACTGGAAGGTCAAAAGAGAGTATCTTCTACAGAAAAAG GTAAGGAGTGTGGATGTCAAGGAAGCTCGACGCCTTCAGCAAGAAAATAATTTTGTGATCCTTGATGTGCGGCCCGAAGCAGAATACAAAGAG GCTCATCCACCAGGTGCTATCAATGTGCAAGTATATAGGCTTATAAAGGAATGGACGGCATGGGACATTGCTAGGCGTGCAGCATTTGCATTTTTTGGTATCTTTGCTGGCACAGAGGAAAACCCCGAGTTCATCCAAA GTGTGGAATCAACTTTAAATAAGGATGCAAAAATAATAGTGGCCTGCTCAGCCGGAGGCACCATGAAGCCATCTCAAAATCTCCCAGAGGGTCAACAATCAAG ATCATTGATAGCAGCCTACTTGTTAGTCCTCAATGGTTACAAGAATGTCTTCCATTTAGAAGGAGGCCTCTACACATGGTTTAAGGAGGAATTGCCAACTATTTCTGACGAGTGA
- the LOC119986308 gene encoding molybdate-anion transporter — MEMFFYLVFGGLGAVVAALELSKNNKDRITTSTAFNSFKNNYLVVYCLMMAGDWLQGPYVYYLYSTYGYGKGEIGQLFIAGFGSSMLFGTIVGSLADKQGRKRACVTYCITYILSCITKHSPQYKILMIGRVLGGIATSLLFSAFESWLVAEHNKRGFDQQWLSLTFSKAIFLGNGLIAIVAGLLGNLLVDTVALGPVAPFDAAACFLAIGMAIILSSWTENYGDSSESKDLLTQFKGAAVAIASDEKIALLGAIQSLFEGSMYTFVFLWTPALSPNDEEIPHGFIFATFMLASMLGSSLASRLMARPSSKAESYMQIVFMVSSVSLLLPIVTNFLVAPTNVKGGSISFSGCIQLLGFCTFEACVGIFWPSIMKMRSQYIPEEARSTIMNFFRIPLNIFVCIVLYNVDAFPITVMFGMCSIFLFVASLLQRRLFVIADKPKTQEWTGIKEHDTEADPLNI, encoded by the exons ATGGAGATGTTCTTCTACTTGGTGTTCGGGGGGTTGGGGGCAGTGGTGGCCGCATTGGAGCTCAGCAAGAACAACAAGGATCGGATTACCACCTCTACGGCTTTCAATTCCTTCAAGAACAATTACCTTGTCGTTTACTGTCTAATGATGG CTGGAGACTGGTTGCAGGGTCCTTATGTCTATTACCTTTACAGTACGTATGGCTATGGAAAAGGGGAGATTGGACAGCTTTTTATAGCTGGGTTTGGGTCTTCTATGTTGTTTGGGACTATTGTTGGTTCTCTTGCTGACAAACA GGGCCGAAAGAGGGCTTGTGTGACATACTGCATTACTTATATACTGAGTTGCATCACGAAGCATTCTCCTCAGtataaaattttgatgataGGCCGTGTTTTGGGAGGTATCGCCACTTCTCTCCTGTTTTCAGCATTTGAATCATGGCTTGTTGCAGAACACAATAAG AGGGGCTTTGACCAACAATGGCTATCACTAACTTTCTCGAAAGCAATATTTCTTGGCAACGGTCTTATTGCTATTGTGGCTGGATTACTTGGAAATTTGCTTGTCGACACAGTTGCTCTTGGTCCTGTGGCCCCCTTTGATGCTGCTGCATGCTTCCTTGCAATCGGTATGGCTATTATTTTATCATCATGGACAGAGAACTATGGTGACTCTTCAGAGAGCAAGGACTTGCTTACCCAGTTCAAGGGTGCTGCAGTGGCAATTGCTTCTG ATGAAAAAATTGCGTTGCTGGGTGCCATCCAGTCTTTGTTTGAAGGCTCAATGTATACCTTTGTATTCCTATGGACGCCTGCTTTGAGCCCAAATGACGAGGAAATTCCCCATGGTTTTATTTTTGCAACATTCATGTTGGCTTCCATGTTGGGAAGCTCTCTTGCATCTCGTTTGATGGCCCGCCCGTCCTCAAAAGCGGAGAGCTATATGCAGATTGTTTTTATGGTCTCTTCGGTGTCACTTCTCCTTCCCATTGTAACTAAT TTCTTGGTGGCACCTACTAACGTGAAAGGTGGAAGCATCTCCTTTTCCGGCTGTATCCAGCTTCTTGGCTTTTGTACTTTTGAAGCTTGTGTAGGAATATTTTGGCCATCCATTATGAAGATGAGGTCCCAGTATATTCCCGAGGAGGCCAGAAGTACCATCATGAACTTCTTCCGCATCCCTctgaatatatttgtgtgcATTGTGCTTTACAAT GTTGATGCATTCCCTATCACCGTCATGTTTGGTATGTGCTCGATTTTCCTCTTTGTGGCATCTCTCTTGCAGAGGCGGCTCTTCGTCATTGCAGATAAGCCAA AGACACAAGAATGGACAGGAATAAAGGAGCATGATACTGAAGCAGATCCCCTAAACATATAA